One window from the genome of Acidobacteriota bacterium encodes:
- a CDS encoding low molecular weight protein arginine phosphatase, giving the protein MTILYLCTANICRSPVAEHYMRRVAERLGRHPVRCLSSGTHAVDGRPADPVVVELARERGLDLSRHRSRALTRDMLDQADEIVVMTRIQRAFLREHYPDVMGKVVLLREADGGLDLPDPIGGPVAEYRKVLEILFRCIEARALELSYPA; this is encoded by the coding sequence ATCCTGTACCTCTGCACGGCCAACATCTGCCGCTCCCCGGTCGCGGAGCACTACATGCGGCGCGTGGCGGAGCGGCTCGGCCGGCATCCCGTGCGCTGCCTGTCGTCGGGAACGCACGCCGTGGACGGGCGGCCCGCCGATCCGGTCGTCGTCGAGCTCGCGCGCGAGCGAGGGCTCGACCTGAGCCGCCACCGCAGCCGGGCCCTCACGCGGGACATGCTCGACCAGGCGGACGAGATCGTCGTGATGACGCGGATCCAGCGGGCATTCTTGCGCGAGCACTATCCGGACGTGATGGGGAAGGTCGTCCTCCTTCGCGAGGCGGACGGCGGACTCGACCTTCCCGACCCGATCGGCGGGCCGGTGGCGGAGTACCGCAAGGTGCTCGAGATCCTCTTCCGCTGCATCGAGGCGCGCGCCCTCGAGCTTTCCTACCCCGCGTGA